From the Oscillospiraceae bacterium genome, the window GGCGCTGGGGCTGTGGGCGATGTGCGAGAGTGTCGCCTCCGCCTCCTCTTCGCTCACGCGCGTCTTCCAGACGTCGTAGGGCTCAAAGCGCAGGTCCGCCTGGCGGCCATACCAGCCGGCCGCCTCCAGGGCGTAGCCCCGCAGCGTGACGGCGCGCGGGGACACCGCGTGGAACCCCTGCCCAAACGCCGGCGCCCCGGCTCGGATGGCCGCGAGGAATACGCCGGCCACGTCCCGCGCGTGGACATGGTGGAGGGTTTCCATGCCGAAATTCGGCAGATACAGCGGCGCCCCCGCCCGCAGGGTGTAAAACGCGTCCAAGCTCTTGCATCCCTGCGGATTGATCGGCACATCGCCCGGGCAGACAATGTGGCCGGGGTGTACCGCCGTGCCCGGGAAGGCGTGTTCCGCAAAGGCCCGGGCGATGGTTTTGTCCATCTTGTCCTTCTCGACGCCATATGCCTCCAGCGGAAAACGGCCCTCCTCCTCCAGAACGGGGACCGCCCCGCTCGGTCCGTGCATCCACACGCTGCCGCAGACCAGGTAGTGCGCGACGGCGCCGCGCAGCGTGCCGATCAGCCGGCGCATGTCCGCGTCTTCGAAACAGATCATGTCCACGACGACATCCGCCCCCAGCGCCCGGACCGCGTCCGCGAAGTCCGCCGCGCTCCTGTCGAGGTTCACCTGCCGCACCTGCCGCCATGCGTCCTGTTTCGCAAAGGGCTCCGTCTGCCCCCGGCTGACGCAGGCGACTTCGAAGCCCTCCTCTACGAGCATGGGCACAAGATAGCCGCCCACCTTGCCCCGCCCGCCAATGACAACCGCTTTCTTCATCCGCGCGCCCCCCTTTTTTCTCTCTTTAACATCTCTGTATCCCTCTGTATCTTGAGGTATCCCGAATCCGCGTCCGCCCGGCCCCTCAGGCGTCGCCGGCGATCCGCCCGAGTTGTGTCAGCGCCTGGGCCAGCACGGACCGGGGACAGGCAAAATTGATCCGCTGGAAGCCCGCGCCACCCGCGCCAAACATGGGGCCCTCGTCCAGCCACAGCCCGGCCCGGCGGACAATCCGGTCGTCCAGCTCGGCGGCCGTGAGCCCCAGCGCTCGGCAGTCCAGCCAGGCGAGGTAGGTGCCCTCCGGCTCAACCAGACGCACCGCCGGCAGTGCCCGCGCCAGCGTGTCGCGCAGGAGCGCAAGGTTGCCGACGAGATAGACCTTCAGCGCCTCCAGCCACGCCTCCCCGCCGGCGTAGGCGGCCCGGCAGGCGACAAGACCCATGATCCCGAGCTGGCTCAGCCCGGCGGCGGCGTACGCCCGCGCAAACGCGGCCCTGAGGCGCGGGTCCGCGATTAGGATGTTGGAAATCTGCAGACCCGCCAGATTGAAGGTCTTGGAGGGCGCGGTGCAGGTGATCGTGATATCCCGCAGCGCGGGGCTGAGATCGGCAAAGACCCGGTGCCGGCGGCCCGGGAAGACAAAATCCGCGTGGATTTCGTCGGAGACCACGCGCACACCGTGCCGGAGGCAGACGTCGCCCAACCGCGTGAGTTCCTCTTCGGTCCAGACGCGGCCCACCGGGTTGTGCGGGCTACAGAGGATAAAGAGCGTGACCCGCCCCGCCTCGACCTTGGCCTCGAAATCGGCGAAGTCGATTTGATAGCGCCCGTCCCTCAGAACCAGTTCGCTGACCACCAGCGTCCGGCCCGTGCTCCGCACCGCCGAGGAGAAGGGATAATACACCGGCTGCTGGATGATGACGCCGTCCCCCGGCGCGGTGAACGCCTGCACCGCGATATGGAGGGCGGTCACGACGCCCGGCGTCTTGACGATCCAGTCCGGCTCGATCCGCCACCGGAACCGGCGCCAAAACCAGCTTTGCAGCACGGCGGCGTAGTCCTCGCCGGCGTCGGAATAACCGAAGATGCCGTGCCGGCTCCGCTCCATCAGCGCATCCAGCACACAGGGCGGCGCCTGAAAGTCCATGTCCGCCACCCACAGCGGCAAAATCCCCTCCGGCTTGCCCCGCCGGCGGGCAAAATCGTACTTGAGGCTGTCGGTGTTCGTGCGGTCGATCACCCGGTCGAAGTCGTACGCCATGGCTCAGCGCCCCCTGTCCGGCCCGGCGGCGATGGCCTGGCCAAGATCGGCGATCAGATCCTCCGCCGCCTCCAGGCCCACCGACAGCCGCAGCAGCCGGTTTGTGATGCCCTTGGCCTCCCGCTCCGTCTCGGGGATGTCGGCGTGGGTCTGGAGCATCGGATAGGTGATCAGGCTCTCCGCCCCGCCCAGGCTCTCGGCGTATCGGATGACCTTCACGGTCCGCAAGATGCGCTCCGCCGTCTCCGCCCGGTCCGTACCAAAGGAGAGCATGGCTCCAAAGCCGCGGGTCTGCCGGCAGGAGATCTCATATTGCGGATGGTCGGGCAGGCCGGGGTAATAGACGGTCTCGATCCCCGGCTGGGTCCGCAGCCACCGGGCGATTTGCAGGGCGCTCTCCTGCTGGCGCTCCATGCGCACGGCCAGCGTCTTGATGCTGCGGATCAGCAGCCAACTCTCGAAGGGAGAGAGACAGGAACCCACGGTCTTGTGCAGAAAGCGCAGCCGCTCGGCGAGCGCCGGGTCTCGCACGACGAGGAAGCCCGAGAGCGTGTCGTTGTGCCCGCCTAAGTACTTCGTGCCGCTGTGGACGACGATGTCCGCCCCGAGGTCCAGCGGCTTTTGAAAGCAGGGCGTGAGGAAGGTGTTGTCCACAAGCAGCCGAAGCCCCCGCGCCCGCGCCACGCCGGCCACCGCGGCGATGTCGGTGACCTGCATCATCGGGTTTGTCGGCGTCTCGACGAAGACGGCCTTTGTACGCGGCGTGACGGCCGCCTCCACCCGCGCGGGGTCCGAGGTATTCACGAGACTGAAGGTGATCCCGTTTTTGGTGGAGAGGTGAAAAAACAGGCGGTGGGTACCGCCGTAGATGTCGTCGGAGGCAATGATATGGTCGCCCGGCGCAAAGAGTTCCATCGCCAGCGAGATGGCAGCCATGCCGGATGAGAAGGCCAGCGCGTCGACGCCGCCTTCCAGCCCCGCGAGCAGCGCCTCCAGATGCTCCCGCGTGGGGTTTTGCTGCCGCGAATAGTCATACCCGGTGCTCTCTCCCACACCGGGGTGCGCAAACGTGGCCGACTGAAAAATCGGCACACTGACGGCCCCTGTCACATCGTATTTCTTAGCGCTTCCATGAACACAAAATGTCTGAAATTCCAACACACTCTCCCCTTCCCGGCCGCACAGCGCCTTACAAGCAGCCACCTGTTCCGCATCGCCCCGCGCGCAGCGCCTCACAGACAAATTTCAAAGGTAGTACATAAACGCCTGCTCGCCGCGCTGGGCTTCGGCAAAGTCCAGCAGGTCCTGCACGCTCACACGGGCCATGGCGTCGCGGATGCTCTTGTCCAGCGCGTCGAACACCAACGACTGCATCGCCATCGCTATTTCCGGCGCGCTCTTTTCTACCGAGCTGCCGGCCGGGTCCATCAGCGCGTTCTCGACGACCATCAGCACATTCCACACCGTGATGTTCTTCGGAGGCTGCGCCAGCTGGTAACCGCCGCGAGACCCCTTTTCGGAGACCAAAACGCCGCCCTTCTTGAGCTGCGCAAACACCTGTTCGAGGTAGATTTTAGAGATTCCGAGCTGGCTCGCGATGCTGATTGTGGAGATGTTCTCGTTCTTTGACGAGCTCCGCGCAATCTCTGTGACGGCGGCCAGCGCATATCGCCCCTTGGCGGAAATTCGCATGGGGATACCCTCCTTGTGCTGCGGTCTCCCTTCGGGCGCGCCCGAAGATCACCAACCGATTCCATATGTAATATACAATATCCCAAAGAATCCCCATTTGTCAAGGCCGAGACGAAAATCCGCGCCAAGATTCTCATCCCCCGGCGCGCGTTTGCCTCGGCCCGCAAAATATCTGGGACAAAATACCCGCCAATTTCTCTGAAGGGCTTGACAAACGCTGTCTTCTGGGATATTCTATATTTCATATAATACATATATATATAGTAAATATTTAGCGCCGGCGGTACCCAAAATCCGTTACGGGGGGACACACCATGAGGGAGATTACATTTTCGGTACCGAACAGTGTCTCTGAAGAAAAGCTGAAGCAGATCATCCACTACCTGGGAGAGATCAAATTCGGCTCCATCACGCTGGTGATTCACGACGGCAAACTTGTGATGGTGGAAAAACTGGAAAAAACCAAGATATGACCACGGAGGGAGGTCCGCATATGGAAAACATCGCAAACAAACTGACGGAACTGATCGGCAATACCCCGCTGCTGGCGCTGACGGACTACGGGCGGGAAGCAGGCGTAAAGGCGCGGCTCATCGCCAAGTTGGAATACTTCAACCCCCTGGGGAGCGTCAAAGACAGGATCGCCCTCGCGATGGTCGAGCGGGGCGAACAGAGCGGACAGATCACAGCCGACACCGTCCTCATCGAACCCACCAGCGGCAACACGGGGGTCGGGCTCGCCTTTGTGGCCGCCGCCCGGGGGTACCGGCTGGTGCTGACGATGCCGGACACGATGAGCGTCGAGCGGCGCCGGCTGCTCGCGGCCCTGGGCGCGGAGCTGGTGCTGACCCCGGGCGCGCTGGGCATGAAGGGCGCCGTCCGCAAGGCGGAGGAACTCGCCGCCTCGATCCCAAACGCGTACATCCCCCAGCAGTTCGAAAATCCCGCCAACCCGGAGGTCCATCGAAACACCACCGCCGAAGAGATCTGGCGGGACACCGGCGGCCGCACAGATGTCTTTGTGGCCGGCGTCGGCACCGGCGGCACGGTGACGGGCGTGGGGCTGCGCCTGCGGGAGCTGAATCCGGCCGTCCGCATCGTGGCGGTGGAACCGTACGATTCCCCGGTGCTCTCCGGCGGGGCGCCGGGCCCCCACAAGCTTCAGGGCATCGGGGCGGGTTTTGTCCCCGGTGTGTTCCGGCAGGATGTGGTCGACGAAATCTTCAAAGTGCGCGCCGAGGAGGCCTATGAG encodes:
- a CDS encoding pyridoxal phosphate-dependent aminotransferase, producing the protein MAYDFDRVIDRTNTDSLKYDFARRRGKPEGILPLWVADMDFQAPPCVLDALMERSRHGIFGYSDAGEDYAAVLQSWFWRRFRWRIEPDWIVKTPGVVTALHIAVQAFTAPGDGVIIQQPVYYPFSSAVRSTGRTLVVSELVLRDGRYQIDFADFEAKVEAGRVTLFILCSPHNPVGRVWTEEELTRLGDVCLRHGVRVVSDEIHADFVFPGRRHRVFADLSPALRDITITCTAPSKTFNLAGLQISNILIADPRLRAAFARAYAAAGLSQLGIMGLVACRAAYAGGEAWLEALKVYLVGNLALLRDTLARALPAVRLVEPEGTYLAWLDCRALGLTAAELDDRIVRRAGLWLDEGPMFGAGGAGFQRINFACPRSVLAQALTQLGRIAGDA
- a CDS encoding YezD family protein; the protein is MREITFSVPNSVSEEKLKQIIHYLGEIKFGSITLVIHDGKLVMVEKLEKTKI
- a CDS encoding PLP-dependent aspartate aminotransferase family protein yields the protein MEFQTFCVHGSAKKYDVTGAVSVPIFQSATFAHPGVGESTGYDYSRQQNPTREHLEALLAGLEGGVDALAFSSGMAAISLAMELFAPGDHIIASDDIYGGTHRLFFHLSTKNGITFSLVNTSDPARVEAAVTPRTKAVFVETPTNPMMQVTDIAAVAGVARARGLRLLVDNTFLTPCFQKPLDLGADIVVHSGTKYLGGHNDTLSGFLVVRDPALAERLRFLHKTVGSCLSPFESWLLIRSIKTLAVRMERQQESALQIARWLRTQPGIETVYYPGLPDHPQYEISCRQTRGFGAMLSFGTDRAETAERILRTVKVIRYAESLGGAESLITYPMLQTHADIPETEREAKGITNRLLRLSVGLEAAEDLIADLGQAIAAGPDRGR
- a CDS encoding Rrf2 family transcriptional regulator; this encodes MRISAKGRYALAAVTEIARSSSKNENISTISIASQLGISKIYLEQVFAQLKKGGVLVSEKGSRGGYQLAQPPKNITVWNVLMVVENALMDPAGSSVEKSAPEIAMAMQSLVFDALDKSIRDAMARVSVQDLLDFAEAQRGEQAFMYYL
- a CDS encoding NAD-dependent epimerase/dehydratase family protein translates to MKKAVVIGGRGKVGGYLVPMLVEEGFEVACVSRGQTEPFAKQDAWRQVRQVNLDRSAADFADAVRALGADVVVDMICFEDADMRRLIGTLRGAVAHYLVCGSVWMHGPSGAVPVLEEEGRFPLEAYGVEKDKMDKTIARAFAEHAFPGTAVHPGHIVCPGDVPINPQGCKSLDAFYTLRAGAPLYLPNFGMETLHHVHARDVAGVFLAAIRAGAPAFGQGFHAVSPRAVTLRGYALEAAGWYGRQADLRFEPYDVWKTRVSEEEAEATLSHIAHSPSASTEKAARLLGFAPRYTSFEAIRECLASLDAL
- the cysK gene encoding cysteine synthase A; the protein is MENIANKLTELIGNTPLLALTDYGREAGVKARLIAKLEYFNPLGSVKDRIALAMVERGEQSGQITADTVLIEPTSGNTGVGLAFVAAARGYRLVLTMPDTMSVERRRLLAALGAELVLTPGALGMKGAVRKAEELAASIPNAYIPQQFENPANPEVHRNTTAEEIWRDTGGRTDVFVAGVGTGGTVTGVGLRLRELNPAVRIVAVEPYDSPVLSGGAPGPHKLQGIGAGFVPGVFRQDVVDEIFKVRAEEAYETAQRLALREGLLVGISSGAAAFAATQVARRAESAGQNVVVLLPDTGERYLSTPLFDEIVR